Genomic segment of Tamandua tetradactyla isolate mTamTet1 chromosome 1, mTamTet1.pri, whole genome shotgun sequence:
tttgggtttagttttctcttctttttccacttCTTCAAGTTTTGATGTTAGGTCTTTGCTTTGAAATCTTTCTACTTTATTAATGTAAgcacttagagctataaatttccctttcagcattgcCTTTCTTGTGTCCCATAATTTTTGTATGTTCTATTTTCATGTACATTcccttcaagatattttctaatctctcttgtgattttctctttaacttactgggttgtttaagagtatattgtttaatttccacatatttgtgaattttccatttctccctcatttctagctttattccattgtggttggaggaGATACATCATATGAgttcaatgtttttaatttactgaggTTTGTTTTGTGACATAatatatagtctatcctggagaatgatccatgtgctctTGAGAAGAAAGTGTACTCTGTGGTAGTTGGGTGAAGTATACTATATATGCTAggttggtttagagtattatCCAGGTCTTTCCTTATTGCTCTTCCTTATAGATGTCCTGTGAATCAGATCTTTTTGTCCATTATACTTCAGTGATGATATTTATTGTTCCttcagaaacattttaattttcattttaaaaataggatgtTGAATGAAACTTAAACATCCAATTCactctggaaaaataaatattgtcacTAGATTTATCTCCTGGATTTCACCATAGTGATTTAAATTGTACCTGACCTACTCTCCATTTTTACAAGTGATGTGGATCCGGGAGCCAAATCAGTCCCCTGCACCTTTTCTATTTTAGTGAGAAGTCCTGGAGTCAGGTCAAAGTATCTTCCTACTTTCTGAGACCTTGAATCAGGATATGATCTTCACTGCTCATTTTTATggcttaattataataaaatcaaagatctaatcTGGCATTAAAATTCTAGTTTTTATCTTCTTTGTGCTTTTAAGAATAAGCTGTCAATCcacaagacaaaagaaaatattatattgtCCTTGGATTGTAATTGGGAGGAGAGAAAAAGCAAGAATGAGAATGAGAGCTAGAGAAAGGAGTATGATTTCTGGTGCTTAAGAATTCAAAGATTTGAGAACATCTGAATTAATATCTTTCCAAATCACAAGGGTATAAAAGTACTCTGGCTGAAGCTgggcatttattttattctgtaggtTTCCACGCCTGATATCCAGGAATCTCCAGTTTCCAAGAACGGTCAGTGTGTTTTATTTGCCTTGTGAAatgttcttcctatttttttgGAAGGAAGTAAAATTTTGAACATGTTCAAGAACATTCTGCCTGAGTTTCTGATCTATCCTGTGTCTACTCATTTGgtattttttcttcagccagtcaGTTACTTTGTTAAGAAGTTGAGCAGATTACTAAAAATAAGAGAGCAATGATAACGGATGGAGTCTaccatatttctttaaaaataaagtgggaaagaatgatgaaaatattttatgtacaaATAAGTGGTTCTAGGGTGGTACTCtggtagctcagtgacagaattctcacctgctgtgctggagacctgggttcgattcctggtgcctgcccatgcaaagtaAGTGATTCTCATTCTgtcaatcctaaaggacacctaaggcattatataagagtccacaaaggctccatgcaccagggtaactttccagaaacatacagactccagatgggtccctagaccagatatatcctgaaatgcagagggtccagcctctccagacaatcaactagttccattccccatcttatattatcaacagccccttccaacatgaaaaagttagaatggacagagcccaaatacccctaaagagttggagaagATGGTGATGGTGAGGTTATACAGAGAgcatagggtttaacaaatgagtatgattgctcaatcattatattgatattgcttTTAATCCCCAGGGTCTGGGAGCAGCTAGTAGCAAAAAcccaaaaatgtggaattgtaacctataccaaacacCTGAAAATGCTCTAGACTAATTtttgtgatgtattttgaaatttattactttttgtatatatgttatttttcacaaaaaagaaaaaaagtcaattgtgatgataaaaacctttttgatttaaaaaaagcgGCTCTcaacatattttcaaagaaaatcatCAAATAAGTATGTATTTGGCACTAGAGAGATGCACAAGGCTTTCTATCAGTAAATGATTGGCTAAAAAAATTGAGCTTTCCTTAAAGCATGTGAAATGTCACCATCTTTGACCCAAATCCACTGTTTTGTCCAGGCTCTGACCTGTTCCCCACAAGTATTTTGCAAAGAGCACTACCTGAGCTTTTCCTCAGCATTTGTTTCTTCTGTGGGGACTGATTATTTGAATCTTAACTGAAAGACTCCTGGGAAGCctgaggaatatatatatatatatatatatatatatatatatatatatatatgttctacaTCTAACAACTGCCCTATTTTAACACTATTTTTGTTACTTACAAATAAAGAGGTACGCTATATCTTAAAGTAACAAATAACGAAAATTATATGACAGTATTTTTCACAGAAACCTgcaattgtgtatatatattttaggttGGATCACAACTAGCAACTTTATCTGGATTAAATCTTGACTGGCTTGATAAGCAGCAATTGCAGCGCTTAGATGAAAATTTAATTGTTACTGATGAAAATGATAAGGTTATTGGTACAGACACTAAGAAGAATTGCCATTTGAATGAAAACATCGAAAAAGGTAGTATGGAatgttctctttctctattttgcaagattttctcatttttttccagatgacaagaggaggagaggggaaagaaTTAAGCATTTCTCATGATGAGGAGACCCCTCAATCAGCTTATGCTTGTCTTCTTTAGGAGAAGATTCAGGAACAGCTAATCTTAAACCATTTATATGGACCTTTAATTTGTCAAGCAAATTTCAATTAGGTAGAAATTCTGAAATATCAGTTTGGGTCATCACCATAATCATAAACTTTCtgctatattatttttttttgtgagaCAGAGCCTGAGGAAAAAGTGTAACAAACTATTGTACTGACTCCATATTTTTATGTTCATATGaatggcatttattttttcaggactGTTGCACCGAGCCTTCAGTGTTGCCTTGTTCAATACAGAGAATAAACTCTTGGTACAGCAGAGAGCAGACACTAAACTTACTTTTCCTGGTGAGTCAGTTGAATGTATAGTTTAAGAGGAAGGTTTCATGTTTGGCCTGTAAGTATCTGGGAAATGAATGATTTGGattaccaatgtctgtctctcACTTTAGGCAACAGTTAGTTCATCCCTGAGGAAATGGGTAGTACGAACAGATCCttattatgctgatatttcttcaAATGACTGTTTGATTTTTGCAATACAACTCTGTGAGTCTttggttgatttttgttttgtagtGGAAAGGTATTTCAGTGCAGAAGAAATGAGCAATGTAAGGATTTGGGAGattaaagtaaataatatttagcttaaaattaaagagagaaatgattattttacaatataaGACTtagaattatataaatattttttattgtcagttttattcacacaccatcccATGCATCctaggtatacaatcaatggctcctggtataatcacacagttatgcattcaccaccataatcaaaatgacattcccatttcttatgaaaaagTAATCCCATCCCCCTatttttgacatttagctttggtaaaGTCCCTTTGTTACAATTACTGAAAGAATATTGCAGtgtcactgttaactatagaccgtagtttgcattaattatattttcctgtataccaccctattattaataataatgatgtgcatttgttctagttcatgtaagaacttccttattttttcacaattaacCACCACTGTCATCCATTTTAGGTTTCGCTGAGTTATGCAGTCcctgtttttatcctctagctttcatTCTGGTGATATGCACACAAcactagccttcctctttcaaccatactcacactcagctttgttaattatactttcagtgttgtgctacccCCACTACATGTATGGTAGTCATAGACAATAATGGACACAGTActgtatccatttccaaacatttacaatcaacctcattatgcattctgtactccttaaacatcagttgtccaatctctacccactttctatcttctgatcAACTATGCTCTAGCATTTAACTATCAAGTTTGCTCATTATGGTTCATTCATATCAATATATTTTTTGCACTTACAAAATCATGAGGGAACAAGGTAGGGATAACATCTTTAAGGGGAGAAAGCATGAATACCAGCAATAGAGAGAGCTCTTATGCTTGCTCTTTTGTTCTGGGTAGAGTTGAAACTGAACAGGGATCTGgttttctataaaagaagaagaaattgatatGTTAGACAAAAAAGAAGGCCTAGGATCATCTGGttctcattttaacattttttgcatGGAGACTTCTACAGTTTCCAAAAGCACACCTTGCCTACCACAAGCAAAACTGGATGGGACCCCCCACCCACAGCATAAAAGATTGTGGTCATGGAGAATCCTTTCTTCCTCTCGATTCCTTGTTCTCTGAAGTTTGGTGGATTTATCCTAGTCATTTCCAAACTCACTTCTGTATTTGCTGGCCAAGTTGTAGGCAGTTAGCTCTTCTACAAAGCTAAATtaagtttattaaagaaaaatgaaaggctGTTAATTTAAAAGCTTAAATGTGAAGCACGCAGAGTTTGATTGTAGGTGCCTGtctatgtaaaagaaaaaaggcttAACTGTGGAAAAGATAACCACAGTATGCAAATAATTCTCCTTGCTTTAAGATGTACATCAAATTTGATGCCACCTTCAGGATATAAAGAATTGAGGCAAGGGTTTCAGCTCTGTAATTGTATATTCAGTTTTAAGCAAACTTTTGTAAAGTGACTTAAAGCATTCACTATCTGAGGAGTGAGATGGAATAGAGAGAGACTTCATGTGGAGGGTGGTTCTCTTTCACTCCATGTGTTATTGCCATTACTTAGGGAAAGTAAGTAGTGCTTTCCACTAAGAAAACTTTGTCAAGGATATGATAGCTGCAATTCCTTCTATAAAACTATACTCATTAAACAAGAGCACCCTTCTTTGCAAATGTGATCTTGCCTTCTCAGTATCATCTCCTGTCAAAACAGTTGCCCCAACACACACATCTCACAAGTAcactttcctcttcctcctttcctatgATATTCAGATACTTTGTTGGGGTATAAACATATATGACACCTAGTCCTTGTCTCAGTGCAGCAGATCATACATGAGATGATAAATTCCAATTCAAGGATCTTCCTTAGATGAGCAATAAAGGCAACCCATTCTTAGGCGCACCCGCACAAGGTACCCAGCATTATGCGTTACCTTGTCACATACCTCATCCAATCTCTCACTGCCCATGAAAGCATCAGAGTCAGGCTCTATACAGATGCTCACAGCAAACCCTGTGCTTTTTCTGCTCTCCCAGGCTATATTTGTTACAGATCATTTTGTGTTTCCTAAAgggtttgtgtttttctttagcGTATTCTGTTTtcaggaaataaaggaaatgctTTCCATGTGCATTCTGTCCAGGGCATTTTACTGACTCTTGCTGTAGTCATCCATTATTCAACTCAGATgaacaggaagaaaaagatgCTATTGGAATAAAGAGAGCAGCTCAGAGACGTCTGCAGAGTGAGTTGAGAATTCCTCAGGAACAGGTACCCAAAATCTGTCCAATAACACATGTACCAATAGTTAAACCAGTGTATAAAATTAGGTGAAAGTTGAACGTGAGTGCTGGTGATGATTTGTGTCCTTGGCTTCAAAAAGGCAAATTACAAACAAGCTATAGAGAGAGCTGTTGTGCGTTCTCTTTTGTTCTGGGTACAGTTGAAACTGAACAGGAATCTGgttttctataaaagaagaaggaatTGAAATTTTAGACTAAAAAGACTGTCTAGGATCATCTGTGAACCAGTCATTCCTTTTTGCCTCTATCTATTAAGGAAGCTCTTTGAgagaaaatagatattttctttacAAAGCTGGTCAGTTTCTATGGGAGTTTCTATTGCAGGGTTGGAATCTCTTTAAAGTCTGGCACAGACAGATATATTGAAAGTATAAAGGCCAAAAACAGATTATTATTCAGGCTTGAGTCTACAAAACTTTAGTTAGATAGAACTAAACCTTCGGTAACTAACTCTTGTGATGGAAATgaatatgtgtttattttctctatttgcctatatattctttatattttttactttagtgtTGTTAATATGGCACCAATTTTTGTCACAGGTTTCTCCAGAGGACATTTCATTTATGACAATGTATCATTACAAGGCAAAATCAGATAAATATTGGGGAGAACATGAAATTTGTTACCTTCTGCTTATAAGAAAAAATGTTACTGTAAATCCAGATCCCAGTGAAACAAAAAGTTTCTGCTACATGAACAAAGAGGAATTAAAAGATCTACTGGAAAGAGCAGCTAAAGGAGAAGCAAAAGTTACTCCATGGTTGAGAGCCATGTCAGAGAATTTTCTGTTTAAATGGTGGGATCACTTACCTGATGTGTCCCAGTTTGCTGAGCCTCATAAAATACACAGAGTGTGAAAGGCATGGATGACCAGAATTAGCCATAAATACTGCACCCAAACAGAAAATGCTGTGCTTATATTCCAGGCAAGCATGCCATACAACTGACTAAATAAATCActtatatttagcctttctatctaCTTCATGTtatcttcacatttttcttttttctcatttcaataGTTTTCTTCTgcttagttttaaaaatgaaatttaatatttccccctTAAACTATTGATAAACAGTCAGTCATTCTTTTATCTCTGGACTTGACTATGTTAGCTTCAATTCATCTTTCATTTGGGGTGGTCATATACTCATTGTATGGTTTATGGACTTTATGGAGTGAAAGAAATTAGGTACTGGATCACTGCTGAGTGTTGTAATAAGATGGAAAGGATATTCCTGTTGTATTTCTTGCATTGTTTGTGTCTTCCTATAAAGCTTGGGAAATGTGGTATAAGATTAAAATCTGTATCTCTTGAATCTGTGTCTCTTGAACTAACATTCACAACTGTGGTACTGCATTCACTTTCATTGTTTCATTCAACGTCACACTAGAGGTTCTTCCATTAAGACAAGAGAAAgactaaaatttataaagattggaAAGAAGAAATGCAACCATAATTGTTTTCACACAGTATGGTTATGTGtgtgaaaaatcaaaataatcttCAGGTAAACCATTTGCATTAATAAATGGATTTAGTAAGATTACAAAATATGAAGTTAATATACACAAAtcacataaatttgacaacttacatgaaatgtttTAAATCCTCAAAAAGCATCAACTGCCACAGCTTACCCAATAtgaaatttcaaatttgaaatgtgaaaattgaATTCACAGTTTAAAACTcccaaaagaaagagaatgtgAACAGTGACTGGAAAGGGGAACAAGAGAGGCTTCTGGAAACTCATAATGTTCTGTTTCCTGACCTGGGTAGTGGTGACAGTGCTCAtccactttgtgaaaattcaccGAGATGAATATGTTAGTTTTCCTATCTCTGTATGCCGATCTcactatatttttattgacatataacaAGATGATATAAAaggacatcttttttttaatttattttttatatttttatttttttattattattattttttacatggttaggcaccaggaatcgaacatgggtcctcgggatggcaggcaagcactcttgcctgctgagccactgtggcctgcccaaaaggacatcttttcatgtgtcaataaaaagtaaaataaaataagattttaaaagctCTTCAAAAGAGAAATATCCAGGCCTTGATAGTTTCACTGGAGAACTCGACAAACAATTTAAAGAAAGAGCACCAATTCTACACCAACTCTTCCTGAAAATAGAAGTAGAGGGAGCACATGCCAATTCATTTTATATAAGCCAGTATTaccttgataccaaaaccaggaaaaacagtacaaaaaagaaaactacagaacaccCTTCTTGAATATAAGTGCATATAATCCTTAACAAAAAgttagcaaatagaattcagaTACAGACAATATGCATATAATGATGCACCATAATCTAGTGGGGTTTATTTCTGAgatgcaaagctggttcaatatttggaaataaactaATGTATTCcaccacattaacaaaagaaaaaaatacatggtcATATGAATTGaagaaaatcatttgaaaaaaattcaacacccattacAAAACATCaagaaactaggaatagaaggtaacttcctcaatttgataGAGAATATCTACCAAAATcttacagctaatatcatacttagAGGTGAAGGActaaatgctttcttcctaagtttgagaacaaggcaaggatggcTAGTCTTACCCCTACTATTCAACCTAacattggaagttctagccagtgcatTAGGCAAGTAAAACAACCAAAAGTCATACAgtatagaaagagaaataaaaccatctcTATTTGAAGATAACATGATTGCTTACATAAAAATCCCAATGACTCTACAAAAAACTTCTAGAACTAATGAGTGCATACAGCAAGATCACAGGATATatgatcaattaaaaaaatgaatcacatTTTTGCATAATTGCAATTCATTTATGgtaagtgaaattaaaaatataatgctgTATATGATTgctcaaaaacatgaaatacttagGTGTAAATCTAGTCAAATATGCACAGAAGTTGTAgtgctgaaaattacaaaatgctgatgaaagaaatcaaggaatatCTACATTAATAGAGATACATACTgcgttcatggattgaaaggctCAACCTAATCTAGTAAAAATGTTGCTGTCTCAAACTGATATACTTTTACACAATTTCTATCAATATCTCTGCAagattttttgtaaataaagacaAGATCACTCTAAAATGTATAGGGAAGTATGAAGAAACTAAAATAGCTAAAACAACTGAAAATGTATAAAGTGGGAGGAACAACTCTATCCAATATATAGCTACAATAATAAGACATTGTGATGATGGTAGGGGATAAACAGatagattaataaaataaaatggagaaatcaGAGATATATCCCATAAATATGCCTTCctcatttttaagtgaaatttgtagtttaattaaaataaaacagggaTAAATTAAACAAACACAAGTACTTTTCTCGTTATCAAATTTTGGGACTCAAAGAATTCCTAAAACATTGGAGGTCCAACTTATTCCTGAGAGACATCAATCATCACAAAAGATTATCACTCTTTGAAACACTCACATTTCCATAGCAGAAAATACAACAAAGTTCCTCAGATATCCTTCTCCCTtctgtctaaaatattttcacaaacagGCCCTTCctatac
This window contains:
- the LOC143675779 gene encoding isopentenyl-diphosphate delta-isomerase 2-like: MALLSLFSTFPRLISRNLQFPRTVGSQLATLSGLNLDWLDKQQLQRLDENLIVTDENDKVIGTDTKKNCHLNENIEKGLLHRAFSVALFNTENKLLVQQRADTKLTFPGHFTDSCCSHPLFNSDEQEEKDAIGIKRAAQRRLQSELRIPQEQVSPEDISFMTMYHYKAKSDKYWGEHEICYLLLIRKNVTVNPDPSETKSFCYMNKEELKDLLERAAKGEAKVTPWLRAMSENFLFKWWDHLPDVSQFAEPHKIHRV